Within Candidatus Saccharibacteria bacterium, the genomic segment AAGTAATACCGACACTAACACCTTTGCTTTGAGAGCCATCAATAGGTTTTACTACCACGCGCTCATACTTTGACATAAACCTCTCAGCATCTTCTAAAGTATCAATGGTTGCATACGCCGGCACGCTATAGCCTAGAGACTCCACAAATTCGAGAGTAAGATCTTTGAAAACAGAAATTAATCGGCCGTTTGCCGAACTACGCAAAGGCCGGGAACCACTAAATATTTCTGTCTTACCTGTGTCCGTAGTAATCCTGCAAAGCCGTGCTTTCATGCCGATTATTTCTACACGCCAGCCACGTTTGCTGGCTTCATCCAGTAGCAGCTGTCTGGTGATGCTATTTGCCATTGTCATAGTATAGCATCGATTTCACCCTGTTAGATAAGCAACTATTATTGGGCGCTTTGGACTTTTTTGTATATGAGATAGATGACTAAGCCAAGAACAATTAATAAGAGGAGCTCCAATGTGATGAGGCCGTGCTGATTGTGCTTAAGCTTAGGCATTTAGTTGTATTATCGCGTGTTTTTCGAAAAAAGTGAAGGTTAGAATATGCCGCGTTTCTTTGGAACGGATTGAAATTGCTCGAGTAGCTGTACCTGTTCGCGGCTGAGTTTGGTTGGTGTGTCGACAATGATGGTGACTATGTGGGCGCCGCGGGTATCTGAACGCAGGTGCGGTACCCCGTGACCAGACAACTTAAAGTCGGTGCCACTTTGCGTACCCTCGGGAACTTTCATACGCACCATGCCATCGACAGTTTCAACTTCAATTTCTGTCCCAAGTGCCGCGTCGACCATACTAATATGCTCGTCGCTGAGTATAAGATCGCCTTCCCGCGTGAAGCGTTTGTGCGCCTTGACGCGTATGTGAACATACATGTCACCTTTTGAACCATTTGCGACAGCTTCACCATGTTCACGCAGTCGTATGGTTGCGCCGTCATCTATACCGGCTGGAATTTTGAGCTCCACTGTTTGCGTTTGGCGTTCGGTGCCTTTGCCATGACAAACGCTACAGACTTTTTCGGGAATCTTACCCTTGCCGTGGCAGGTCGGACAAATTGCCGCCTGCTGGATGTTGCCGAATATGGTTCGCACGGCCTGCACAACTTGGCCGCTTCCCTGACATGTCGCACAGGTTTTTAGCTCGTAACCAGGTTCTGCCGTTGTGCCTTTGCAGTGACTACATGTGTCTTCAAGGTTGAGTCGTAACTCTTCCTCCGTACCAAAGATAGCCTGCTCAAAACTAATCTCGACGCGCGTTTCTATGTCGTTTCCCCTCGCCTGGCGATGACCTCGCTGGCTTGCTCCCCCACCAAAAAAACTTCCAAATATGTCGCCAAGGCCAAGATCGCCAAAGTCGAAGTTAACATTCTGGCCATTCCATTCGCCACCGTAGCCGCCAAATGGGCTACCGCCGGCGCCGCCACCACTCGCGCCGCCGACGCCAGCGTGGCCAAATTGGTCATAGCGCTGGCGTTTGCTTTGGTCTTTGAGCACCTCATACGCTTCGTTGACTTCTTTAAACTTAGCTTCATCGCCACCCTGTTTATCTGGGTGCAGTTCGACTGCCTTCCGGCGGAAAGCTTTCTTTATTTCGTCTGCTGAGGCGTCTTTGCCGACTCCTAGCACTTCATAATAATCTCGTTTTGACATCAGATAAATTGTACGCTTTTAGCACTCAAAAGTCTAGAGTGCCAAGTGTGTGCGACGGCACTAACCTCCCCTGCCAGTTTATTTGGTCAGTGGCAATGCTTTAATTTCTCCGCTGACTAAGCGCCCAGTACTGCATTCGATAATTAATATGTACCACTGGTATTAAAAAAGGAGCGCCAATGGCGCCCCCTGGGGTTTATTTTTCATCTTTTTCGTTGACGACTTCGCCTTCTATAGGGCCGTCGTCTTTTTTGCCCTTTTTCTTCCCATTTGAAGTTTCCTCAGACGCGGTTTCACCTGGAGCCTGTGCCTCAGCTTCTTTGGCAGCAGCTTCATACATTTTGGCGCCGATGGGCATAAGAACATCGTTGAGCTCTTTGGTGGCTGCCTCTAACGCTTCTTTGTCGGCCTTTTCGTCAGCCACAACTTTTTTGGCTTTTTCGACGGCTTCATCGATGATTTTTTTGTCGTCTTCGCTAACCTTTTCTTCGCTCTTAAGCTTCTCGGCTTGGTAAACAGAAGTGTCAAGATGGTTTCGTGCCTCTACAGCTTCTTTCTTGGCTTTATCTTCTTCGGCATGAGCTTCGGCTTCTCTGGCCATTTGCTCGACTTCGTCTTTGTCTAAGCTGCCACTGCCCTGGATGGTTATGTTTTGCTCTTTGCCACTGCCCTTGTCTTTGGCGGTAACATTTAATATACCGTTTGCATCGATATTAAAGGTAACTTCAATTTGTGGGATACCGCGGGGCGCTGGCGGGATGCCGTCCAAAATAAAACGGCCAAGTGACTTATTGCCTTCAGACATTTCTCGCTCACCCTGCAGTACATGAACCTCCACCTGTGGTTGGTTGTCCGCTGCGGTCGAGAAAACTTCGGATTTGCTAGTCGGAATGGTAGTGTTTCGCTCGATCAAACGTGTCATAACGCCGCCCATGGTCTCTATGCCAAGGCTCAGCGGAGTCACATCGAGTAGAAGCACGTCTTTGACGTCACCCTGAAGCACACCGCCCTGTATAGCCGCACCAATAGCGACTACCTCGTCTGGATTGACGCCCTTCATGGGTTCTTTATTAAAAATCTGCTTTACTTTTTCAACGACCGCTG encodes:
- the dnaJ gene encoding molecular chaperone DnaJ: MSKRDYYEVLGVGKDASADEIKKAFRRKAVELHPDKQGGDEAKFKEVNEAYEVLKDQSKRQRYDQFGHAGVGGASGGGAGGSPFGGYGGEWNGQNVNFDFGDLGLGDIFGSFFGGGASQRGHRQARGNDIETRVEISFEQAIFGTEEELRLNLEDTCSHCKGTTAEPGYELKTCATCQGSGQVVQAVRTIFGNIQQAAICPTCHGKGKIPEKVCSVCHGKGTERQTQTVELKIPAGIDDGATIRLREHGEAVANGSKGDMYVHIRVKAHKRFTREGDLILSDEHISMVDAALGTEIEVETVDGMVRMKVPEGTQSGTDFKLSGHGVPHLRSDTRGAHIVTIIVDTPTKLSREQVQLLEQFQSVPKKRGIF